The Pan troglodytes isolate AG18354 chromosome 1, NHGRI_mPanTro3-v2.0_pri, whole genome shotgun sequence genome includes a region encoding these proteins:
- the B4GALT3 gene encoding beta-1,4-galactosyltransferase 3 isoform X1, with the protein MLRRLLERPCTLALLVGSQLAVMMYLSLGGFRSLSALFGRDQGPTFDYSHPRDVYSNLSHLPGAPGGPPAPQGLPYCPERSPLLVGPVSVSFSPVPSLAEIVERNPRVEPGGRYRPAGCEPRSRTAIIVPHRAREHHLRLLLYHLHPFLQRQQLAYGIYVIHQAGNGTFNRAKLLNVGVREALRDEEWDCLFLHDVDLLPENDHNLYVCDPRGPRHVAVAMNKFGYSLPYPQYFGGVSALTPDQYLKMNGFPNEYWGWGGEDDDIATRVRLAGMKISRPPTSVGHYKMVKHRGDKGNEENPHRFDLLVRTQNSWTQDGMNSLTYQLLARELGPLYTNITADIGTDPRGPRAPSGPRYPPGSSQAFRQEMLQRRPPARPGPLPTANHTALRGSH; encoded by the exons ATGTTGCGGAGGCTGCTGGAGCGGCCTTGCACGCTGGCCCTGCTTGTGGGCTCCCAGCTGGCTGTCATGATGTACCTGTCACTGGGGGGCTTCCGAAGTCTCAGTGCCCTATTTGGCCGAGATCAGGGGCCGACATTTGACTATTCTCACCCTCGTGATGTCTACAGTAACCTCAGTCACCTGCCTGGGGCCCCAGGGGGTCCTCCAGCTCCTCAAGGTCTGCCCTACTGTCCAGAACGATCTCCTCTCTTAG TGGGTCCTGTGTCGGTGTCCTTTAGCCCAGTGCCATCACTGGCAGAGATTGTGGAGCGGAATCCCCGGGTAGAACCAGGGGGCCGGTACCGCCCTGCAGGTTGTGAGCCCCGCTCCCGAACAGCCATCATTGTGCCTCATCGTGCCCGGGAGCACCACCTGCGCCTGCTGCTCTACCACCTGCACCCCTTCTTGCAGCGCCAGCAGCTTGCTTATGGCATCTATGTCATCCACCAG GCTGGAAATGGAACATTTAACAGGGCAAAACTGTTGAACGTTGGGGTGCGAGAGGCCCTGCGTGATGAAGAGTGGGACTGCCTGTTCTTGCACGATGTGGACCTCTTGCCAGAAAATGACCACAATCTGTATGTGTGTGACCCCCGGGGACCCCGCCATGTTGCCGTTGCTATGAACAAGTTTGGATACAG CCTCCCGTACCCCCAGTACTTCGGAGGAGTCTCGGCGCTTACTCCTGACCAGTACCTGAAGATGAATGGCTTCCCCAATGAATACTGGGGCTGGGGTGGTGAGGATGATGACATTGCTACCAG GGTGCGCCTGGCTGGGATGAAGATTTCTCGGCCCCCCACATCTGTAGGACACTATAAGATGGTGAAGCACCGAGGAGATAAGGGCAATGAGGAAAATCCCCACAG ATTTGACCTCCTGGTCCGTACCCAGAATTCCTGGACGCAAGATGGGATGAACTCACTGACATACCAGTTGCTGGCTCGAGAGCTGGGGCCTCTTTATACCAACATCACAGCAGACATTGGGACTGACCCTCGGGGTCCTCGGGCTCCTTCTGGGCCGCGTTACCCACCTGGTTCCTCCCAAGCCTTCCGTCAAGAGATGCTGCAACGCCGGCCCCCAGCCAGGCCTGGGCCTCTACCTACTGCCAACCACACAGCCCTCCGAGGTTCACACTGA
- the PPOX gene encoding protoporphyrinogen oxidase isoform X5, which yields MEPPPRGLAFSVPIYSPYDQSSWGLPSRVVTLAGPALTAAVAPPLPVQCFIGERDPGPSRSRQSRCRRGFRMGRTVVVLGGGISGLAASYHLSRAPCPPKVVLVESSERLGGWIRSVRGPNGAIFELGPRGIRPAGALGARTLLLVSELGLDSEVLPVRGDHPAAQNRFLYVGGALHALPTGLRGLLRPSPPFSKPLFWAGLRELTKPRGKEPDETVHSFAQRRLGPEVASLAMDSLCRGVFAGNSRELSIRSCFPSLFQAEQTHRSILLGLLLGAGRTPQPDSALIRQALAERWSQWSLRGGLEMLPQALETHLTSRGVSVLRGQPVCGLSLQAEGRWKVMLGGSWLQTLEASGCVLSQELFQQRAQEAAATQLGLKEMPSHCLVHLHKTKNQLKWRQSHDRTVEWPKEYPGRSRKQAPSILHVPGCQLLRCRDRDHLGAASVSTRSQRTYLVFCCLSSPPPQQPGRHRCRHLGSGRCGGGVSRHGAGPRGGATRAD from the exons ATGGAGCCGCCTCCCCGTGGACTGGCCTTCAGTGTCCCTATCTATTCTCCCTACGACCAAAGCTCCTGGGGCCTTCCCTCTAGGGTTGTCACCCTAGCTGGACCTG CTCTTACAGCTGCCGTCGCTCCGCCTCTGCCAGTTCAATGTTTTATTGGTGAACGTGATCCGGGGCCTTCCAGGTCCCGCCAATCCAGATGTAGGAGAG GTTTCCGCATGGGCCGGACCGTGGTCGTGCTGGGCGGAGGCATCAGCGGCTTGGCCGCCAGTTACCACCTGAGCCGGGCCCCCTGCCCCCCTAAG GTGGTCCTAGTGGAGAGCAGTGAGCGTCTGGGAGGCTGGATTCGCTCCGTTCGAGGCCCGAATGGTGCTATCTTTGAGCTTGGACCTCGGGGAATTAGGCCAGCGGGAGCCCTAGGGGCCCGGACCTTGCTCCTG GTTTCTGAGCTTGGCTTGGATTCAGAAGTGCTGCCTGTCCGGGGAGACCACCCAGCTGCCCAGAACAGGTTCCTCTACGTGGGCGGTGCCCTGCATGCCCTACCCACTGGCCTCAG GGGGCTACTCCGCCCTTCACCCCCCTTCTCCAAACCTCTGTTTTGGGCTGGGCTGAGGGAGCTGACCAAGCCCCGGGGCAAAGAGCCTGATGAGACTGTGCACAGTTTTGCCCAGCGCCGCCTTGGACCTGAG GTGGCGTCTCTAGCCATGGACAGTCTCTGCCGTGGAGTGTTTGCAGGCAACAGCCGTGAGCTCAGCATCAGGTCCTGCTTTCCCAGTCTCTTCCAAGCTGAGCAAACCCATCGTTCCATATTACTGGGCCTGCTGCTGGGGGCAG GGCGGACCCCACAGCCAGATTCAGCACTCATTCGCCAGGCCTTGGCTGAGCGCTGGAGCCAGTGGTCACTTCGTGGAGGTCTAGAGATGTTGCCTCAGGCCCTTGAAACCCACCTGACTAGTAGGGGGGTCAGTGTTCTCAGAGGCCAGCCGGTCTGTGGGCTCAGCCTCCAGGCAGAAGGGCGCTGGAAG GTGATGCTGGGAGGTTCCTGGTTACAGACACTGGAGGCTAGCGGCTGTGTCTTATCTCAGGAGCTGTTTCAACAGCGGGCCCAGGAAGCAGCTGCTACACAATTAGGACTGAAGGAGATGCCGAGCCACTGCTTGGTCCATCTACACAAG ACCAAGAACCAGTTGAAGTGGCGACAGAGTCATGACAGGACCGTGGAGTGGCCTAAGGAGTACCCAGGGCGAAGTAGGAAACAGGCTCCTTCTATTCTTCATGTGCCTGGGTGCCAACTCCTCAGGTGCAGGGACCGTGACCACCTGGGGGCT GCCTCCGTGTCGACGCGTTCCCAGCGCACATACCTGGTCTTTTGCTGCCTGTCGTCACCGCCACCCCAACAGCCGGGGAGGCATCGCTGCCGCCATCTTGGAAGCGGGCGCTGCGGGGGCGGGGTCTCGCGTCATGGGGCGGGACCTCGGGGCGGAGCCACCCGGGCTGACTAG
- the PPOX gene encoding protoporphyrinogen oxidase isoform X4: MEPPPRGLAFSVPIYSPYDQSSWGLPSRVVTLAGPALTAAVAPPLPVQCFIGERDPGPSRSRQSRCRRGFRMGRTVVVLGGGISGLAASYHLSRAPCPPKVVLVESSERLGGWIRSVRGPNGAIFELGPRGIRPAGALGARTLLLVASLAMDSLCRGVFAGNSRELSIRSCFPSLFQAEQTHRSILLGLLLGAGRTPQPDSALIRQALAERWSQWSLRGGLEMLPQALETHLTSRGVSVLRGQPVCGLSLQAEGRWKVSLRDSSLEADHVISAIPASVLSELLPAEAAPLARALSAITAVSVAVVNLQYQGAHLPVQGFGHLVPSSEDPGVLGIVYDSVAFPEQDGSPPGLRVTVMLGGSWLQTLEASGCVLSQELFQQRAQEAAATQLGLKEMPSHCLVHLHKTKNQLKWRQSHDRTVEWPKEYPGRSRKQAPSILHVPGCQLLRCRDRDHLGAASVSTRSQRTYLVFCCLSSPPPQQPGRHRCRHLGSGRCGGGVSRHGAGPRGGATRAD; the protein is encoded by the exons ATGGAGCCGCCTCCCCGTGGACTGGCCTTCAGTGTCCCTATCTATTCTCCCTACGACCAAAGCTCCTGGGGCCTTCCCTCTAGGGTTGTCACCCTAGCTGGACCTG CTCTTACAGCTGCCGTCGCTCCGCCTCTGCCAGTTCAATGTTTTATTGGTGAACGTGATCCGGGGCCTTCCAGGTCCCGCCAATCCAGATGTAGGAGAG GTTTCCGCATGGGCCGGACCGTGGTCGTGCTGGGCGGAGGCATCAGCGGCTTGGCCGCCAGTTACCACCTGAGCCGGGCCCCCTGCCCCCCTAAG GTGGTCCTAGTGGAGAGCAGTGAGCGTCTGGGAGGCTGGATTCGCTCCGTTCGAGGCCCGAATGGTGCTATCTTTGAGCTTGGACCTCGGGGAATTAGGCCAGCGGGAGCCCTAGGGGCCCGGACCTTGCTCCTG GTGGCGTCTCTAGCCATGGACAGTCTCTGCCGTGGAGTGTTTGCAGGCAACAGCCGTGAGCTCAGCATCAGGTCCTGCTTTCCCAGTCTCTTCCAAGCTGAGCAAACCCATCGTTCCATATTACTGGGCCTGCTGCTGGGGGCAG GGCGGACCCCACAGCCAGATTCAGCACTCATTCGCCAGGCCTTGGCTGAGCGCTGGAGCCAGTGGTCACTTCGTGGAGGTCTAGAGATGTTGCCTCAGGCCCTTGAAACCCACCTGACTAGTAGGGGGGTCAGTGTTCTCAGAGGCCAGCCGGTCTGTGGGCTCAGCCTCCAGGCAGAAGGGCGCTGGAAG GTATCTCTAAGGGACAGCAGTCTGGAGGCTGACCACGTTATTAGTGCCATTCCAGCTTCAG TGCTCAGTGAGCTGCTCCCTGCTGAGGCTGCCCCTCTGGCTCGTGCCCTGAGTGCCATCACTGCAGTGTCTGTAGCTGTGGTGAATCTGCAGTACCAAGGAGCCCATCTGCCTGTCCAG GGATTTGGACATTTGGTGCCATCTTCAGAAGATCCAGGCGTCCTGGGAATCGTGTATGACTCAGTTGCTTTCCCTGAGCAGGACGGGAGCCCCCCTGGCCTCAGAGTGACT GTGATGCTGGGAGGTTCCTGGTTACAGACACTGGAGGCTAGCGGCTGTGTCTTATCTCAGGAGCTGTTTCAACAGCGGGCCCAGGAAGCAGCTGCTACACAATTAGGACTGAAGGAGATGCCGAGCCACTGCTTGGTCCATCTACACAAG ACCAAGAACCAGTTGAAGTGGCGACAGAGTCATGACAGGACCGTGGAGTGGCCTAAGGAGTACCCAGGGCGAAGTAGGAAACAGGCTCCTTCTATTCTTCATGTGCCTGGGTGCCAACTCCTCAGGTGCAGGGACCGTGACCACCTGGGGGCT GCCTCCGTGTCGACGCGTTCCCAGCGCACATACCTGGTCTTTTGCTGCCTGTCGTCACCGCCACCCCAACAGCCGGGGAGGCATCGCTGCCGCCATCTTGGAAGCGGGCGCTGCGGGGGCGGGGTCTCGCGTCATGGGGCGGGACCTCGGGGCGGAGCCACCCGGGCTGACTAG
- the PPOX gene encoding protoporphyrinogen oxidase isoform X1 — MEPPPRGLAFSVPIYSPYDQSSWGLPSRVVTLAGPALTAAVAPPLPVQCFIGERDPGPSRSRQSRCRRGFRMGRTVVVLGGGISGLAASYHLSRAPCPPKVVLVESSERLGGWIRSVRGPNGAIFELGPRGIRPAGALGARTLLLVSELGLDSEVLPVRGDHPAAQNRFLYVGGALHALPTGLRGLLRPSPPFSKPLFWAGLRELTKPRGKEPDETVHSFAQRRLGPEVASLAMDSLCRGVFAGNSRELSIRSCFPSLFQAEQTHRSILLGLLLGAGRTPQPDSALIRQALAERWSQWSLRGGLEMLPQALETHLTSRGVSVLRGQPVCGLSLQAEGRWKVSLRDSSLEADHVISAIPASVLSELLPAEAAPLARALSAITAVSVAVVNLQYQGAHLPVQGFGHLVPSSEDPGVLGIVYDSVAFPEQDGSPPGLRVTVMLGGSWLQTLEASGCVLSQELFQQRAQEAAATQLGLKEMPSHCLVHLHKTKNQLKWRQSHDRTVEWPKEYPGRSRKQAPSILHVPGCQLLRCRDRDHLGAASVSTRSQRTYLVFCCLSSPPPQQPGRHRCRHLGSGRCGGGVSRHGAGPRGGATRAD; from the exons ATGGAGCCGCCTCCCCGTGGACTGGCCTTCAGTGTCCCTATCTATTCTCCCTACGACCAAAGCTCCTGGGGCCTTCCCTCTAGGGTTGTCACCCTAGCTGGACCTG CTCTTACAGCTGCCGTCGCTCCGCCTCTGCCAGTTCAATGTTTTATTGGTGAACGTGATCCGGGGCCTTCCAGGTCCCGCCAATCCAGATGTAGGAGAG GTTTCCGCATGGGCCGGACCGTGGTCGTGCTGGGCGGAGGCATCAGCGGCTTGGCCGCCAGTTACCACCTGAGCCGGGCCCCCTGCCCCCCTAAG GTGGTCCTAGTGGAGAGCAGTGAGCGTCTGGGAGGCTGGATTCGCTCCGTTCGAGGCCCGAATGGTGCTATCTTTGAGCTTGGACCTCGGGGAATTAGGCCAGCGGGAGCCCTAGGGGCCCGGACCTTGCTCCTG GTTTCTGAGCTTGGCTTGGATTCAGAAGTGCTGCCTGTCCGGGGAGACCACCCAGCTGCCCAGAACAGGTTCCTCTACGTGGGCGGTGCCCTGCATGCCCTACCCACTGGCCTCAG GGGGCTACTCCGCCCTTCACCCCCCTTCTCCAAACCTCTGTTTTGGGCTGGGCTGAGGGAGCTGACCAAGCCCCGGGGCAAAGAGCCTGATGAGACTGTGCACAGTTTTGCCCAGCGCCGCCTTGGACCTGAG GTGGCGTCTCTAGCCATGGACAGTCTCTGCCGTGGAGTGTTTGCAGGCAACAGCCGTGAGCTCAGCATCAGGTCCTGCTTTCCCAGTCTCTTCCAAGCTGAGCAAACCCATCGTTCCATATTACTGGGCCTGCTGCTGGGGGCAG GGCGGACCCCACAGCCAGATTCAGCACTCATTCGCCAGGCCTTGGCTGAGCGCTGGAGCCAGTGGTCACTTCGTGGAGGTCTAGAGATGTTGCCTCAGGCCCTTGAAACCCACCTGACTAGTAGGGGGGTCAGTGTTCTCAGAGGCCAGCCGGTCTGTGGGCTCAGCCTCCAGGCAGAAGGGCGCTGGAAG GTATCTCTAAGGGACAGCAGTCTGGAGGCTGACCACGTTATTAGTGCCATTCCAGCTTCAG TGCTCAGTGAGCTGCTCCCTGCTGAGGCTGCCCCTCTGGCTCGTGCCCTGAGTGCCATCACTGCAGTGTCTGTAGCTGTGGTGAATCTGCAGTACCAAGGAGCCCATCTGCCTGTCCAG GGATTTGGACATTTGGTGCCATCTTCAGAAGATCCAGGCGTCCTGGGAATCGTGTATGACTCAGTTGCTTTCCCTGAGCAGGACGGGAGCCCCCCTGGCCTCAGAGTGACT GTGATGCTGGGAGGTTCCTGGTTACAGACACTGGAGGCTAGCGGCTGTGTCTTATCTCAGGAGCTGTTTCAACAGCGGGCCCAGGAAGCAGCTGCTACACAATTAGGACTGAAGGAGATGCCGAGCCACTGCTTGGTCCATCTACACAAG ACCAAGAACCAGTTGAAGTGGCGACAGAGTCATGACAGGACCGTGGAGTGGCCTAAGGAGTACCCAGGGCGAAGTAGGAAACAGGCTCCTTCTATTCTTCATGTGCCTGGGTGCCAACTCCTCAGGTGCAGGGACCGTGACCACCTGGGGGCT GCCTCCGTGTCGACGCGTTCCCAGCGCACATACCTGGTCTTTTGCTGCCTGTCGTCACCGCCACCCCAACAGCCGGGGAGGCATCGCTGCCGCCATCTTGGAAGCGGGCGCTGCGGGGGCGGGGTCTCGCGTCATGGGGCGGGACCTCGGGGCGGAGCCACCCGGGCTGACTAG
- the PPOX gene encoding protoporphyrinogen oxidase isoform X3, with protein sequence MGRTVVVLGGGISGLAASYHLSRAPCPPKVVLVESSERLGGWIRSVRGPNGAIFELGPRGIRPAGALGARTLLLVSELGLDSEVLPVRGDHPAAQNRFLYVGGALHALPTGLRGLLRPSPPFSKPLFWAGLRELTKPRGKEPDETVHSFAQRRLGPEVASLAMDSLCRGVFAGNSRELSIRSCFPSLFQAEQTHRSILLGLLLGAGRTPQPDSALIRQALAERWSQWSLRGGLEMLPQALETHLTSRGVSVLRGQPVCGLSLQAEGRWKVSLRDSSLEADHVISAIPASVLSELLPAEAAPLARALSAITAVSVAVVNLQYQGAHLPVQGFGHLVPSSEDPGVLGIVYDSVAFPEQDGSPPGLRVTVMLGGSWLQTLEASGCVLSQELFQQRAQEAAATQLGLKEMPSHCLVHLHKTKNQLKWRQSHDRTVEWPKEYPGRSRKQAPSILHVPGCQLLRCRDRDHLGAASVSTRSQRTYLVFCCLSSPPPQQPGRHRCRHLGSGRCGGGVSRHGAGPRGGATRAD encoded by the exons ATGGGCCGGACCGTGGTCGTGCTGGGCGGAGGCATCAGCGGCTTGGCCGCCAGTTACCACCTGAGCCGGGCCCCCTGCCCCCCTAAG GTGGTCCTAGTGGAGAGCAGTGAGCGTCTGGGAGGCTGGATTCGCTCCGTTCGAGGCCCGAATGGTGCTATCTTTGAGCTTGGACCTCGGGGAATTAGGCCAGCGGGAGCCCTAGGGGCCCGGACCTTGCTCCTG GTTTCTGAGCTTGGCTTGGATTCAGAAGTGCTGCCTGTCCGGGGAGACCACCCAGCTGCCCAGAACAGGTTCCTCTACGTGGGCGGTGCCCTGCATGCCCTACCCACTGGCCTCAG GGGGCTACTCCGCCCTTCACCCCCCTTCTCCAAACCTCTGTTTTGGGCTGGGCTGAGGGAGCTGACCAAGCCCCGGGGCAAAGAGCCTGATGAGACTGTGCACAGTTTTGCCCAGCGCCGCCTTGGACCTGAG GTGGCGTCTCTAGCCATGGACAGTCTCTGCCGTGGAGTGTTTGCAGGCAACAGCCGTGAGCTCAGCATCAGGTCCTGCTTTCCCAGTCTCTTCCAAGCTGAGCAAACCCATCGTTCCATATTACTGGGCCTGCTGCTGGGGGCAG GGCGGACCCCACAGCCAGATTCAGCACTCATTCGCCAGGCCTTGGCTGAGCGCTGGAGCCAGTGGTCACTTCGTGGAGGTCTAGAGATGTTGCCTCAGGCCCTTGAAACCCACCTGACTAGTAGGGGGGTCAGTGTTCTCAGAGGCCAGCCGGTCTGTGGGCTCAGCCTCCAGGCAGAAGGGCGCTGGAAG GTATCTCTAAGGGACAGCAGTCTGGAGGCTGACCACGTTATTAGTGCCATTCCAGCTTCAG TGCTCAGTGAGCTGCTCCCTGCTGAGGCTGCCCCTCTGGCTCGTGCCCTGAGTGCCATCACTGCAGTGTCTGTAGCTGTGGTGAATCTGCAGTACCAAGGAGCCCATCTGCCTGTCCAG GGATTTGGACATTTGGTGCCATCTTCAGAAGATCCAGGCGTCCTGGGAATCGTGTATGACTCAGTTGCTTTCCCTGAGCAGGACGGGAGCCCCCCTGGCCTCAGAGTGACT GTGATGCTGGGAGGTTCCTGGTTACAGACACTGGAGGCTAGCGGCTGTGTCTTATCTCAGGAGCTGTTTCAACAGCGGGCCCAGGAAGCAGCTGCTACACAATTAGGACTGAAGGAGATGCCGAGCCACTGCTTGGTCCATCTACACAAG ACCAAGAACCAGTTGAAGTGGCGACAGAGTCATGACAGGACCGTGGAGTGGCCTAAGGAGTACCCAGGGCGAAGTAGGAAACAGGCTCCTTCTATTCTTCATGTGCCTGGGTGCCAACTCCTCAGGTGCAGGGACCGTGACCACCTGGGGGCT GCCTCCGTGTCGACGCGTTCCCAGCGCACATACCTGGTCTTTTGCTGCCTGTCGTCACCGCCACCCCAACAGCCGGGGAGGCATCGCTGCCGCCATCTTGGAAGCGGGCGCTGCGGGGGCGGGGTCTCGCGTCATGGGGCGGGACCTCGGGGCGGAGCCACCCGGGCTGACTAG